One Helianthus annuus cultivar XRQ/B chromosome 7, HanXRQr2.0-SUNRISE, whole genome shotgun sequence genomic region harbors:
- the LOC110924977 gene encoding blue copper protein 1b, which produces MATNKWGVIFVAATIAALATSVSAKLFTVGDEKGWTLNFDYQAWAKDKVFVVGDQLVFKYATGKHNVFRVNGTVFQQCIIPPTNEALTSGYDVITLATPGRKWYICGVGKHCEYGLKLFINVLPQSYPSPPPPPPPLVYPAPSGKVFVVGDDKGWTLNFDYQAWAMGKKFYVGDKLVFRYPKGIHNVFRVDGTSFQQCIIPAAYEALTSGYDVITLQTPGRKWYICGVGKHCQMGLKLFINVLPYPTYVPPPYHGTRKLAPPS; this is translated from the exons ATGGCTACTAACAAGTGGGGCGTCATCTTTGTCGCAGCAACAATAGCAGCTTTAGCTACTTCAGTTTCGGCCAAGTTGTTTACTGTTGGTGACGAGAAAGGATGGACACTCAACTTCGATTATCAAGCTTGGGCCAAAGACAAGGTATTCGTTGTTGGAGATCAACTCG TTTTCAAATACGCTACTGGAAAACACAATGTCTTCAGAGTCAACGGAACTGTTTTCCAACAGTGCATCATTCCTCCTACAAATGAAGCTCTTACTAGTGGATATGACGTGATAACACTAGCAACTCCAGGAAGAAAATGGTACATATGTGGAGTTGGCAAGCACTGTGAGTATGGTTTGAAGCTTTTCATCAACGTGCTTCCACAATCATATCCTTCACCTCCCCCTCCACCTCCTCCATTGGTTTATCCAGCTCCTTCAGGCAAAGTGTTTGTGGTTGGAGATGATAAAGGCTGGACCCTGAACTTTGATTACCAAGCTTGGGCCATGGGAAAGAAATTCTATGTCGGAGATAAGCTTG TTTTCAGGTACCCAAAGGGAATACATAATGTATTTAGAGTAGATGGAACTTCATTCCAGCAATGTATCATTCCTGCTGCTTATGAAGCCCTCACCAGTGGATACGACGTGATCACTTTACAAACCCCGGGGAGGAAATGGTACATTTGTGGTGTTGGAAAACACTGCCAGATGGGGTTGAAGCTTTTCATCAATGTACTTCCCTATCCAACATATGTACCGCCTCCATACCATGGAACAAGAAAACTCGCACCACCTAGCTAA